The genomic segment CTCACCGCTCCGGACAGCGAACGGGCGGAACGCAGCAGCGCCCTAGGCCAGGCGAAACGGCTGGATGCGGTGCAGAACTATCGCGGTATTCGCATCAGCCGCAAAGGGCGGCGATTCATGATCGACAACGCCAGGATCTGGACCCTCTGGGATGCGGGCGAGCGGGTCTGCGGCCAAGCGGCCTGCTTCAGGGATTGGTGGCAGATCTAAAAAGTAGCCGCAAAAACAAAAAAATAGTTATAGACAAAAAACTGTTTTCACAAAATCCCTACAAAATAGATCAATCAAGGCATTGGAATGGAAGGCAAGCCACTAAGAGGTTCGACCAGAAAAGGATCCATCAATGTTACATCCGTCAAATCCGGAGGGTACACAAACGTCAACCCGACCTCAAATCTTTGTCCAAAATAGCAGAATTGAATTCCGGTACAAGTTTTCTTCAGGACTAAAGGGATTAAAGCAGGAAATCAGGCTTTATAACGTTGACGAAAACTGGAGAAAAGCAATCATTCCACTGCAGGGCGGATCTCGAAGCATTAACAACTCAAAACGAGAAGTTGTCCATAGCCTGAACCTAAAAAAACTCTGGCAGGGATCCAGAGACTGGAATCTCCCCGACGTTGTACTAAAAAACAATAAGATGAAGGGGTACATTGCAGGCCAATGGGGCGCACCACAATTATTTTTCACTGTCACCATCGACACAGAACATTCAGGAGCCAAAGCATTTATTGACTACATTTCCGATAAAAAAGGGCCCTTAAATCTAAACCCCGGGAAGCCGGTCAGCCCAGACTCATTGGAGATTCATGGAATCGTAAAAGGAAATCCCGAAAAAGAAGAAAAAGTTGAAGTCTTCTCAACGTACAAGCAGGCCAATAAAACCGTGACACTTCATCACGGTTATGCAGAGCCCAAATCAGGCAAGTGGGATTTAGAACTGAAAAAATTCCCAGATGGAGCCAATGTCACGCACAACATTTTCGCTCGCCTAATCGATCCTGCCGGAAATCATCAACATACCGATTCCCAGTCGGTCACGGTCGATACCCTACCGGAGGCAGAGGCAAAAATCCTACAAATTGATGGCATCAAACTCAAAAAAAACAAGCTATCCAATGACACAAGCAATGCTAGACCCTTGATCACTGGAACATTAAGCAGCAAGCTCAAAGAAGGTGAACAAATCGAGATCTGGAATAAGCACAGAATATGGCATAACAAAGTAGCAAGAAACAGATTTCTGGGCTATGCCACGCCCGAAGGAAAAAGCTGGACTTTTAAGCCAGCGAAGAACCTCCAATCCAACAAACAATACAAACGCGTCTATGGACATCAGCCTCACTATCTAACCGCAAGAGTTTCGAATGGCCTTGGGAAGATTTCGAAACAAAATCGAATATCCTTCGCAGTTGACACGAACGGCCCAAGCATAAGACTGGACTCAAGCGAACAATTACGAAATGGCCTAAGTCGCTCGCCTGGCCAAGAGAAAATAGTTAACTCGTACCTGAACGATATCAAGCGCAGACATAACATCAATCCAGACCACATGCTCATAACACTCAAAGCGAGAGACCGGGGAAATATATTTGCGACACCCTCGACACTCAAGAAAGGCCTCGAAATAAGCAATGGAACAGTAGGAAAAGTTCTGGCTCCTCAAAACAAGAACGTCCTTATTTCCGAAAAGTACGTCGAATCACTTTACGAAACCCTTGAGGGCACACTCTTCATCTCAGTAATACCAACAGCCAATTCCAATGGCCATATAAAAATTCAATTCCAAAAAAACATATTAAAGGACCGAGCCGGCAATAAAAACAATGCTTCCAATACCCTGAAACTTCCTTTTGACACACGCACCAAAGAGACAACTCCTGAAGATGGATTATTAAATCCAATTGACGAGAAAACAACGCCTAAAGATGAGGATGTAAAGCCGAGTGACAACAATCCAACCCCCGTTCCAGACGATACAAACAAGCCAATTAATGCAGCCAAGCCCTCTCTGAAAAAAACCGAAGCAACGATTGCAGAGGACGCCAAGGCAGGCACAACAATCATTGATTTGGCAGACAGCAAATCCGGCAAAGACCTCAATGCCGACGGAGACAAACTCACCTACACCATCGAAACTGGCAATGACGATGGGCTATTTTCCATTGACCCCGACTCTGGCGTGATCTCGATTGCCGCAGGTAAATCACTCAATTACGACACCAAGCGATCGCACAAACTCACTGTTGAAGCCTCCGATGGATCCCAATCGGGGTCGGCTGTGATCACCATCAAGGTAACGGATGTCAGTGGCTATCCCGCTCCAGCAGACACATCTCCCTCCCTGGAAGCCCAGACGGTTCAAGTGAATGAAAGCATCAAGCCCGGCGATGAAATCGTCGACCTATCAGACGAATCAGGAGGAGATACCAACGGCAACGGCAATGCTCTTGCTTATGCCATCAGCTCGGGGAACGAGGAGCAACTGTTTACAATCAACCCCAGCAATGGCAAAATTACTCTTTCAAAAGAAAAGGTTCCAACCGCTAAGTTTCTTGATTACGAGACCCAAAAGAGCTTTGTGTTAGGTGTCAGTGCAAGCGCCAAAGGCAAAACTGATACCGCCCAGATCACCGTTCAGGTACAAAACCAGACCGAACAATTCAACCTTGGCAGCCCTGCCCCATATTCCTGGGGGGGGGGGATGACATCACCGGCAGCATCAGTAACAGTGCTAAATCCGACTGGGTCAGTTTGAGCATCAACAAGGGTCAATCGGTTTCACTTGGCTTCAATGGCAGCGGAACACTAGACAGCCAGAACAACGTTTACGTCAAAGCCATATACAACGATTTCGGCCATGTGGTCGACAACAATGAGTATTTCGATCCCCCTGAAAACCTAACCTCCTTTGACGTCATCGCGCCCTATACCGGCACCTACTACGTGGAGGTGAAAGCTAGGGATGGGCAGACAGGCTCCTATGGATTTGGGGCAACCGACAATGGCATTGCCCTGGGCTGACACAGGCACTCCAGTGGGCTGATTCAGCACCACAACGCAGCGATGAACCCCCTCAGATTCGATCCGCTTGCTTCAGCGGATTCGCTTGGAGCTGAAAGCATTCGGTTTTAACACCATCCCTGTGGTGCCAACCGAACTCTGCAGTACAGACCGAATCAAAACGGGCGGTTCTCACGCTTCTGGTTCTCATTCAACTGACGCAAATTGTGATGGCGGGCGATCAAAACAGTCCGCTGATGTTCCCCTTCAGGAGTAACAACCATGCTGACCCTGCGCCAATCCCCCTTCGATCTGTTCGAGCGACTCGAGCAGCAAATGGCCACCGCTGAGCGCATCCCCCAGGCCGAAGTGATCGACGGTGACGGTGCCTACACCGTTCGCCTCGAACTTCCTGGCGTCGAACGGGATTCCATTGAGGTGAAAGCCACGGACCGCACTCTGATGGTGAGTGCCGAACGCAAAGCCGCCGTCGAAGCCGACAACCAACAACCGGCTCTGCTGAGTGAGTTCCGCACCGGGACCTGGAGCCGCAGCTTCCGCTTCTCAAGCGGTCTCGACCGAGACCAGCTCAAGGCCACCTACCGCGACGGAATTCTGGAAATCACCGCTGGCAAGGCCGTCAGCCACACCAGCGTGACGGTGAAGGTCGAGAGCTGAGGACCAAACGGAGAGGAAGAACGGACACCCCACCCCGCTTCGGCGGGGTTTTTTGCTGCAGACGCCCTCGCTCAACCCCCCAGACCGAAGAAAGCATTGGCGATGAACAGCAGACTGAAACCGCCCAAAAACACCAACCCGAACCAGGACAGGGCTCGCATGAACGGTCCATAACGGTGGGCATCGGGCACGAGGGAGCTGTTGATCGTGTCCATGGCCATCCAGGCGAACAATGGTGCGGTCAGGAAACTGCCCGTCATTGCAGCGAAGACAAAATCCTTGACGCCAATGCCACCACCTTTGGCCACCACCAGTGCCGACACGGCTACCAGCAGATGCAACACAACCCAGAACTGGTAACGACGCCGTTGAGGTCCAGGGGCTGCATCGCCACGGTCCTGCCCCCGCAGCAGTCCCTGAATCGCCGCAATGCTGCGGGGGTAGGCATCGAGGCAGGTGAGGGTGGTGCTGAACATGGCGGAGAACGCCGCCGGGATGATCACCCAGGCCGCCCAGCCCCCCATGGCGGCGGTGTAGAGCTTGATCAGCTTCTGGGCGAAGGACAGACCGGTGCCGGCCAGCATCCCGTCGCCTGTGCCGTACATCGTGTAGGCACCAAGAACCACGAAGAACAGGGCCGTCACAACCGTGACGCCATAGCCCAGATTAAAGTCAACCTCCGCCTCCTGCGGACTGGCGGTGTGGTCGGTGTCGCGGGCCCGGGAGAACATCCACAAGGACGGCCAGACGCACATTTCCACCGGTCCAGGCATCCAGCCCATCAGCGGGATCAGAAAGGCCAGGTTTGCCAGGGTCCAGGGGCTGGGATCAGCGCCGACCCAGCTCGCGGCGACATCACCAGCGGGTCCGCGGATCAGCAACGACGCCGCCCCAAGTCCGGTGAGCAGGGTGAGCAGCACCACCAGCAGCTTTGAGAGTCGGTCGAGAGCGCGGTAATGACCAAGCAGAAGCACCAGGCCACTCACCACCAGCACCCCGATCGAGAGGCCGTAGGGATCCTGCCCTGCCAACCCAGGGATGTTGGTGAGCAGCAGCCCCGCCACAAAACTCACCGCCGCGATGGTGAAGGTCCCGGTGACCAGGCTCACCACCAGGTACAGCGGCAGGTAGAGCGGATTGCGTTTCTGGAAGCCCTCCAACAAAGACAGCCCGGTGGCCGCTGTAAAGCGGGTGCCCACGCGAAGGAAGGGATACTTGATCAAATTGGTGAGCAGGATCAAGCCCACCAGTGCAAATCCGAAACGGGCTCCCGCCGTGGTGGACGACATCAAATGGGATCCACCGATGCAGGCACCGGCCAAGAGGATCCCGGGCCCAATGCTGCGTCGCAGCGTCGATGACGCCATCACGAGGTTGCGGTTGCGACCAGTCTCCGCCGCCGCCCCCCCACGAAATCTCCGTAAAGTCGATATCCGTCACGGTCGCATTCATGGTCGTCGCTCCAGCCGCTCCGAAGCTGTCGCTGCAGTGCGAGGCCATCGCCGCCGACACCACCACGATTCGATCCCTCGACTGGGATCGCAGCCGCTTTGACATTGAATTCGGGCTGCGCAACGGCACCACCTACAACGCCTTTCTGGTGCGGGGGGAACGCACGGCCCTGATCGACACCAGCCACGCCAAATTCCGCAAGACCTGGATTCCGCTCCTCAAAGATCAGATCGATCCAGCCGCGATCGATGTGTTGATCGTGAGCCACACGGAACCTGACCATTCCGGCCTGATCGGAGACCTGATCGATCTCAATCCCGAGATCGAAATCGTGGGCTCGAAGGTGGCGCTGCATTTCCTCAAGGACCAGGTGCACAGGCCGTTCAGATCCCGTGCGGTGAAGTCGGGCGAGGAACTGGATCTCGGCACCAATCCCGACAGCGGCATCCAGCACCGCTTCGAATTCCTCAGCGCTCCGAATCTGCACTGGCCGGACACGATCTTCTCCTTCGATCACGGCACAAGCATCCTCTACACCTGCGACGCCTTCGGCCTGCATTACTGCACCGACGACATCTTCGACGCCGACCCCGGGGCCATCGCCCCCGATTTCCGCTTCTACTACGACTGCCTGATGGGTCCCAATGCCCGCAGCGTGCTGCAAGCGCTCAAGCGCATGGATGGTCTGCCGGAGATCAACACCATTGCCGTGGGACACGGCCCCCTGTTGCGGCATCACCTCAGCCACTGGATCAGCGATTACCGCGAATGGAGTGGCCAGCGCAGCAAGGGAGAGAGCTATGCAGCGATCTGCTACCTCAGCCAATACGGATTTTCCGATCGAATCAGCCAGGCCATCGCCCACGGCGTGGGCAAGGCGGACGCCCAGGTGCAGCTCGTGGACCTGCGGGCCACCGATCCCCAGGAACTCACTGCACTGATCGGCGAAGCCAAGGCGGTGGTGGTACCCACCTGGCCATCGGAACCGGATGCCGACCTGCAAGCCTCGATCGGCACCCTGCTGGCGGCCCTGCAACCCAAGCAACTGGTCGGCGTCTATGACGCCTTCGGCGGCAACGATGAACCGATCGATGCGGTCGCCGATCAACTGCGCAGCCAGGGGCAGAAACAGGCGTTCAGCCCCCTGCGGATCAAACAACTGCCCCAGGGGAGTGATTACCAACGTTGTGAGGAGTCCGGCACGGACCTTGGCCAGCTGCTCACCAAGGAGAAGACGATCGCAGCGATGAAAAGCCTTGACGGTGACCTCGACAAGGCCCTCGGGCGGATTAGCGGTGGCCTCTATGTGGTGACCGCCAGCCAGGGTGACGGTGAAGGGCGCCGGCGTGGCGCCATGGTGGCCAGCTGGGTGAGTCAGGCGAGCTTCTCACCACCGGGGCTCACGGTTGCCGTTGCCAAGGACCGAGCGATCGAAGCCCTGATGCAGGTGGGTGATCGCTTCGTGCTGAATGTGCTGCGCCAGGACAATCACCAGCCTCTGCTAAGGCATTTCCTCAAGCGGTTCCCCCCCGGAGCCGATCGCTTCGCAGGCGTGAATGTCCTGGATGGCGTCGCTGAAGGAGGTCCGGTTCTTGGCGATGCTCTGGCTTATCTGGGTTGTCGGGTGGAGCAGCGTCTGGAGGGTCCGGATCACTGGATCATCTACGCCGTGGTGGAACAGGGGAATGTGGCTGACACCGATGCCTCCACGGCCGTGCACCATCGCAAGGTTGGCAATCACTACTGATGACAGCGTCAGCGACAGCAACCACGACAGCCATACGGCAAACGATCACCCTGCCCATCGACCCAGGGGCTGTCAGCCTGCGCAGCCTGAGCCAGCAACGCAGCCGCTTCGAGCTGGAATACGCCCTGGAACGTGGCAGCACGGCCAACAGCTTCCTGTTCGAGGGAGATGAACACCACGCCGCTGTTCTGGTTCACCCCCCAGGTGCTGCCTATGGAGACGTGTTTCTTCCAGCCCTGGCAGCGGCGATGCCTGATCACAGCCGAAGCCTCCAAGTGGTGGTCGGCCATGTGAACCCCAATCGGGTCGCCCTGCTGCGTGAGCTCGCAGCGACTTACACACGCCTTGAGCTGATCGCATCCAATGCCGGCGCCAAGGTGATGAAGGAATTGTGGACTCTGCGCAAGCCAACCCCTCCAGGAGAGTCGTCAGAGGCGCCACCACTGCCGGATCTACCCCCGATTCGCACCATCCGGCATGAGCAGGGCACGCCGCTCAGTCATGGACGCACCCTGATGCTGCTGCCGGCCCCGACACCCCGCTGGCCGGGAGGACTGCTGGCATTTGAAGAACGCCTCGGACTGCTGATGAGCGACAAGTTCTTCAGTGCCCATGTCTGCACTGAAGACTGGGCCGAAAGCAACCGCAGCAGCACCGAAGAGGAGCGCCGCCATTTCTACGACTGCCTGATGGCCCCGATGGCGCGGCAGGTGGACACCCTCGTGGACCGCCTGGAAGACCTCGACATCCGCACGATCGCACCAGGGCACGGGCCAGCCATCGAAACGAGCTGGAGAAGTTTGCTGAGTGACTACCACCGATGGGGGGAAAGCCATCAGCAGGCAAGTCTCAACGTGTTGCTGTTGTTTGCCAGCGCCTACGGCAACACTGCGGCGATCGCAGATGCGCTGGCCCAGGGGATCGGCCGCACCGGCATCCGGGTGAACAGCCTCAACTGCGAATTCACGCCAGCCAACGAACTGGTGGATGCAATCCAGCTGTCGGACGCCGTCCTGATCGGATCTCCCACCCTTGGCGGTCATGCTCCAACCCCCATCGTGTCTGCCCTGGGGACCTTGCTGGCCGAGGGAGACCGCAGCAAACCCGTTGGTGTCTTCGGCAGCTTCGGCTGGAGCGGAGAAGCGGTGGATCTGCTCGAAAACAAATTGCGGGATGGCGGCTTCTCGTTCGGTTTCGAACCCATTCGGGTGAAATTCAGTCCTGATGCTGCTCGGGTGAAGCAGCTTGAAGAAACCGGTACCCGCTTTGGACGTGAGCTCCTCAAAATCCAGAAGCGTGCCCAGCGACGTTCAGCTGGTGGCTTGAGTGAAAGCCGCAGTGACCCTGCCGTGGTTGCCCTCGGTCGCGTGCTCGGATCCCTCTGCGTGCTGACGACGCGCAAAGGCGACCTGAGTGGCGCCATGGTGGCCAGCTGGGTGAGCCAAGCGAGCTTCTCTCCTCCGGGGATCACGGTGGCCGTCGCCAAGGACCGTGCCGTGGAAGCCCTGCTGCACAAGGGCGATCGCTTCGCCTTGAACGTGCTGGCCGAAGGTCGCGAAACCGCCCTGATGAAGCAGTTCCTGCAACCGTTCGAACCCGGTGCAGATCGCTTCGCAGGCCTTGAACTGGAGACCAGCCCCGCCGAGCAGCCACTGCTTCCAGCGGCTCTGGCCTGGCTCGATGGAGAGGTGAAACAACGGATGGAATGCGGCGACCACTGGCTTCTGTATGCCCAGGTCAACCATGGCGGCCTGTTTGATGCCGAGGGCTCCACTGCCGTGCACCAACGGCGCAGCGGCGCGAACTACTGAGAAGCCATTTCGGTGGGAATGCGCTTCAGTGGGGAAGCAGTCGTGACAGCACAAAAGCGATCGCGAAACCGGAGCCACCGAGGATGCTCACCATGTCATGGGTTTCCTCAAAGGCCTCCGGCACAACGGTTTGCAGCGTCATGGCCAGAACGCCACCTCCAGCCAGTGCAATCAGCGCTCCCTGCAAGATCGGGCCCGTGCCTTTCAGAAACACGAACGACAGCAGCGAGGTGAACGAACAGATCAAGACCACCCCACCCCACATCAACAGGATTGTCTTGAGGCGCCAGCCAGAACGCTGAAGTCCGGCACCGCTGGCCAGGCCCTCAGGAATGTTGGTGATCGCCACACTGATGATCACCGAAAGACTCACGATCCTGTTCTCCAACAGTGAGATGCCGATGCTTGCCGCCTCGGGAATGCCATCGATCAGAGCACCAATCACCAAAGACATCCCGGCTGTTTGAGCGGAATCGTCAGCAGACTCCTGACGGAGTCCTCCGTGGGTGACAGAACACCGACGTTGCACGCCCCTGGATTGCAGCAGTCGATTGAACAGAACAAACAGGCAAAGACCGACAAAGAAGCCGAACAACGCTGGAACAAGTCCCGCCGTTTCATACGCCACTTCGAGCAGGTCATAGGACAGGAGCGAGATCAACAACCCTGCACTGAAGGCCAGCATCACCGCTGTGATGCGCTTGCTGGGATGGGTGAACGACCCGATCCAGGCCGAGATCAACAACGAAGCCGTCGCCAGAAACGCCCAGCCAAACGCCTCATATGGCGTGCCTTGACCGACAGAAGCTGTCGGGGCAACAGCGAATAACCAAGAGAGATCCAAATGTGTGAATTCATAGATCCGCTCCTGCACAGGTAGCGACAAATCGCCTCCTTGAACTTCAGGATTGAGGCATGAAGCATGTGAACCGATGAGCCAGGGAGGTCCCGATCTGCTCGCCATCGCTGCGAGCAACGGCGAGAACCTGAAACTCGCCCAGCAGTTCGTCGACGCCGCTGCCGCCCGCGACGCCGCCGCGGAGCTTCTTGATCTCACCCTGCTCGACCTTCCCGTCTTCACACCACGGACGAAGAAAGACATCCCCCCCAGCGGCCTGAGTGAACTGGAGCAACGTCTGTTCAGTGCTCCACGCTGGGTGATCTGCGCGCCGGAATACAACGGCTCGATCCCTCCTGTGCTCAGCAATGCGATCGCCTGGCTGTCCGTTCAAGGAGACGATTTCCGTGCCTTGTTCAATGGCCGACCCGTCGGCATCGCCAGCGTCTCCGGAGGCGGTGGCATGGAAGTGCTGCTCTCGATGCGCATTCAGCTCACACACCTTGGTGCACAGGTGGTGGGCCGACAGCTACAAAGCAACAAGTCCAAGCCGCCACGTCAGGAAAGCGTGGATGATCTCGTGGACCGCCTGCTGCAACTCCATCCGTTGATTCTGTGAGATTTCGACCATCCGCCGAGCGATTTCACAGCCAGCTTGACTGGCTGGATTCATGGCACAGCTTTTCCTTTTCCTATCACTTCGATCCTGGCTGGATAGGCTTTGGTCCGCTTCGCGTGATCAACGACGACACCGTTGCAGCCGGTCGAGGCTTCGGGATGCATCCCCACAAGGACATGGAAATCGTGACCGTGATGGTGCAAGGCCAGATCAATCACCGTGACTCGATGGGCCACAGCGAAGTGCTCAAAGCCGGGGAAGTCCAGAGGATGAGTGCCGGCACCGGCGTGGTGCACAGCGAAATGAATCTGGGTCAGGAGGCATGCCGTTTTTTACAGATCTGGATCGAACCGGATCAACGCGATCTCAAACCTGCCTATGAACAGAAACCGTTCAGCATCGGACGGGACTGGACAGCTCTTCTGGATCCATCGGGACGAGACGCGGCCATGGCCATCTCTCAGACCCTTTTCCTTTGGAGAGCCAAACCGAAGCCTGGCGACGACCTCTCAGTGCCGGATCAGGGCGGTTCGATGCTGTGGCTGCAGCTGATCGATGGCGCTCTCAGCTGGTCATCCCAGCAGGGAGAACCTGCAACCCTGGTGAAAGGAGATGGCGTGGGAGTGCATCGTGATGACCCACGCCTCCAGCGGCTGCAGGGGGCTGATTCCGGTGCTGACGTCCTGTTGTTCGCGATGAACGGTTAACACCACATGTGGGGAAGCGAGCATGGGGGACCGCAGGGATGGAGACCGTGCTGGGTGCCCGTCCCGCCACATCCACTGCAGGACCAGCACAGCGATTTTGAGGGTCTCCATGACAAATGATGATCTACTGCAGTCGCGTTCGGATGATCCCAAAGACATTCGGTGCAACACGCAAACACCACATCTTGTGCCCTGAAATAACGGAGTCATTGATCAACGATCCCCTGAGCGATGGGATTTCTGATGAACCGTCAGACCGTGGTGCGCTATCGCGGTTTTCTGCTGTTGCCTCAAAACAATCAGAGCTGGTTGGTGCGCCCTGAGCGAAGCCCGATGCGTCTGTTGCCGTTTCGGACACCCACCTGCTCGCTGGCGGATGTCAAAGCCCTTCTCGACTGGAGGCTGTCGCAGGAAGAGACGGAAATCAAGGCAGCCTGACGATCAGGCTGCTGCCGGTGGTGGGGTCGGGTGATCGATGGGCTGGAGAGGAATGACCAGGGTTGCCCAGTGTTCCGGGCGAGCGGGACGCTCACGGCGGGCCTGACGCACACCGAACGGAACTCTCACAACGTTGGTGCCATCAATCGGCAGAGTGTGTCCTCGACGCAGAGCTGACTCCAGGCC from the Synechococcus sp. KORDI-100 genome contains:
- a CDS encoding ZIP family metal transporter — its product is MDLSWLFAVAPTASVGQGTPYEAFGWAFLATASLLISAWIGSFTHPSKRITAVMLAFSAGLLISLLSYDLLEVAYETAGLVPALFGFFVGLCLFVLFNRLLQSRGVQRRCSVTHGGLRQESADDSAQTAGMSLVIGALIDGIPEAASIGISLLENRIVSLSVIISVAITNIPEGLASGAGLQRSGWRLKTILLMWGGVVLICSFTSLLSFVFLKGTGPILQGALIALAGGGVLAMTLQTVVPEAFEETHDMVSILGGSGFAIAFVLSRLLPH
- a CDS encoding pirin-like bicupin family protein, whose product is MRFRPSAERFHSQLDWLDSWHSFSFSYHFDPGWIGFGPLRVINDDTVAAGRGFGMHPHKDMEIVTVMVQGQINHRDSMGHSEVLKAGEVQRMSAGTGVVHSEMNLGQEACRFLQIWIEPDQRDLKPAYEQKPFSIGRDWTALLDPSGRDAAMAISQTLFLWRAKPKPGDDLSVPDQGGSMLWLQLIDGALSWSSQQGEPATLVKGDGVGVHRDDPRLQRLQGADSGADVLLFAMNG
- a CDS encoding NRAMP family divalent metal transporter — translated: MASSTLRRSIGPGILLAGACIGGSHLMSSTTAGARFGFALVGLILLTNLIKYPFLRVGTRFTAATGLSLLEGFQKRNPLYLPLYLVVSLVTGTFTIAAVSFVAGLLLTNIPGLAGQDPYGLSIGVLVVSGLVLLLGHYRALDRLSKLLVVLLTLLTGLGAASLLIRGPAGDVAASWVGADPSPWTLANLAFLIPLMGWMPGPVEMCVWPSLWMFSRARDTDHTASPQEAEVDFNLGYGVTVVTALFFVVLGAYTMYGTGDGMLAGTGLSFAQKLIKLYTAAMGGWAAWVIIPAAFSAMFSTTLTCLDAYPRSIAAIQGLLRGQDRGDAAPGPQRRRYQFWVVLHLLVAVSALVVAKGGGIGVKDFVFAAMTGSFLTAPLFAWMAMDTINSSLVPDAHRYGPFMRALSWFGLVFLGGFSLLFIANAFFGLGG
- a CDS encoding diflavin flavoprotein — encoded protein: MTASATATTTAIRQTITLPIDPGAVSLRSLSQQRSRFELEYALERGSTANSFLFEGDEHHAAVLVHPPGAAYGDVFLPALAAAMPDHSRSLQVVVGHVNPNRVALLRELAATYTRLELIASNAGAKVMKELWTLRKPTPPGESSEAPPLPDLPPIRTIRHEQGTPLSHGRTLMLLPAPTPRWPGGLLAFEERLGLLMSDKFFSAHVCTEDWAESNRSSTEEERRHFYDCLMAPMARQVDTLVDRLEDLDIRTIAPGHGPAIETSWRSLLSDYHRWGESHQQASLNVLLLFASAYGNTAAIADALAQGIGRTGIRVNSLNCEFTPANELVDAIQLSDAVLIGSPTLGGHAPTPIVSALGTLLAEGDRSKPVGVFGSFGWSGEAVDLLENKLRDGGFSFGFEPIRVKFSPDAARVKQLEETGTRFGRELLKIQKRAQRRSAGGLSESRSDPAVVALGRVLGSLCVLTTRKGDLSGAMVASWVSQASFSPPGITVAVAKDRAVEALLHKGDRFALNVLAEGRETALMKQFLQPFEPGADRFAGLELETSPAEQPLLPAALAWLDGEVKQRMECGDHWLLYAQVNHGGLFDAEGSTAVHQRRSGANY
- a CDS encoding NAD(P)H-dependent oxidoreductase, which translates into the protein MSQGGPDLLAIAASNGENLKLAQQFVDAAAARDAAAELLDLTLLDLPVFTPRTKKDIPPSGLSELEQRLFSAPRWVICAPEYNGSIPPVLSNAIAWLSVQGDDFRALFNGRPVGIASVSGGGGMEVLLSMRIQLTHLGAQVVGRQLQSNKSKPPRQESVDDLVDRLLQLHPLIL
- a CDS encoding cadherin repeat domain-containing protein encodes the protein MLHPSNPEGTQTSTRPQIFVQNSRIEFRYKFSSGLKGLKQEIRLYNVDENWRKAIIPLQGGSRSINNSKREVVHSLNLKKLWQGSRDWNLPDVVLKNNKMKGYIAGQWGAPQLFFTVTIDTEHSGAKAFIDYISDKKGPLNLNPGKPVSPDSLEIHGIVKGNPEKEEKVEVFSTYKQANKTVTLHHGYAEPKSGKWDLELKKFPDGANVTHNIFARLIDPAGNHQHTDSQSVTVDTLPEAEAKILQIDGIKLKKNKLSNDTSNARPLITGTLSSKLKEGEQIEIWNKHRIWHNKVARNRFLGYATPEGKSWTFKPAKNLQSNKQYKRVYGHQPHYLTARVSNGLGKISKQNRISFAVDTNGPSIRLDSSEQLRNGLSRSPGQEKIVNSYLNDIKRRHNINPDHMLITLKARDRGNIFATPSTLKKGLEISNGTVGKVLAPQNKNVLISEKYVESLYETLEGTLFISVIPTANSNGHIKIQFQKNILKDRAGNKNNASNTLKLPFDTRTKETTPEDGLLNPIDEKTTPKDEDVKPSDNNPTPVPDDTNKPINAAKPSLKKTEATIAEDAKAGTTIIDLADSKSGKDLNADGDKLTYTIETGNDDGLFSIDPDSGVISIAAGKSLNYDTKRSHKLTVEASDGSQSGSAVITIKVTDVSGYPAPADTSPSLEAQTVQVNESIKPGDEIVDLSDESGGDTNGNGNALAYAISSGNEEQLFTINPSNGKITLSKEKVPTAKFLDYETQKSFVLGVSASAKGKTDTAQITVQVQNQTEQFNLGSPAPYSWGGGMTSPAASVTVLNPTGSV
- a CDS encoding diflavin flavoprotein is translated as MVVAPAAPKLSLQCEAIAADTTTIRSLDWDRSRFDIEFGLRNGTTYNAFLVRGERTALIDTSHAKFRKTWIPLLKDQIDPAAIDVLIVSHTEPDHSGLIGDLIDLNPEIEIVGSKVALHFLKDQVHRPFRSRAVKSGEELDLGTNPDSGIQHRFEFLSAPNLHWPDTIFSFDHGTSILYTCDAFGLHYCTDDIFDADPGAIAPDFRFYYDCLMGPNARSVLQALKRMDGLPEINTIAVGHGPLLRHHLSHWISDYREWSGQRSKGESYAAICYLSQYGFSDRISQAIAHGVGKADAQVQLVDLRATDPQELTALIGEAKAVVVPTWPSEPDADLQASIGTLLAALQPKQLVGVYDAFGGNDEPIDAVADQLRSQGQKQAFSPLRIKQLPQGSDYQRCEESGTDLGQLLTKEKTIAAMKSLDGDLDKALGRISGGLYVVTASQGDGEGRRRGAMVASWVSQASFSPPGLTVAVAKDRAIEALMQVGDRFVLNVLRQDNHQPLLRHFLKRFPPGADRFAGVNVLDGVAEGGPVLGDALAYLGCRVEQRLEGPDHWIIYAVVEQGNVADTDASTAVHHRKVGNHY
- a CDS encoding Hsp20/alpha crystallin family protein, encoding MLTLRQSPFDLFERLEQQMATAERIPQAEVIDGDGAYTVRLELPGVERDSIEVKATDRTLMVSAERKAAVEADNQQPALLSEFRTGTWSRSFRFSSGLDRDQLKATYRDGILEITAGKAVSHTSVTVKVES